The genomic window cttctataggcctataaataaggcagtggcggtgccagggtttttttggggggccaAAGTTAATTTCAGGGAGGGGTCAACAAAATTTTGCACCGAAATCTTATagtgctgcaaaaagtggaaattttgggcTTTTACTGAGGgagcaatggggggggggggcacaaaagTCGGGGTGGGGGCATTTCACTAATTACAGGTCCGTTTAACAGTTCGATGTTTTTACGTGCATTTTGCCACAAATGAGAGCTAAATGATGTGTGTAATAGTAAAATTAGGCAACTGCATGAAGTTGCCTAAACATTTtacaaagttgcacaaagttgcccGAATATTTTCATAAAACTGTGCAAAGTTACTTTTGTATTATGCAAAGTtgtacaaaattgcaaaaaaaaaaattaaagccgAATGACAACTTTGCGCAGTGTAGCACAATTTTTTTACGAAATTGTTGTCCCTAGGCCTTTTTGACTATTTTGGTCaactttgggcaatttcacttgtGGTGGGGCCTATTGTAGGCTACTGGACTAAATGTTTTTGGCCGATCTCCATGATCTCATGCTACATAGTTCAGGTATAGGCCTTCATGCATAGTCACTTTGCTTCAACAAGATTTGACTTTTCTTTTTTTGAATAATACACTCATAAAGGCAACATTATTGCAAACTTTACGCTCGTAATACAGTTTTCGACTATTGCATTTTTCATTATTGCACGAGAGTTGTTTTTATATCTTAATGCtttttattaagggctggggtatgaacgtttggacagtatttattttgggacattagagcacatcagacatatcgaattgcattctgaatatgaagaatgtcattccgatatcaaatgatttttgaaattcgcaatttaatacacattttatggcaaagtcattaaaaattgatatttttgatatttaactgtacttgaagtaaactttataaatctgatgatttatactataaagtgtatgtaggtgggatgaaaagccgacgatcaattgaaaattttgaccttattaaagataatggatttttttcccaaaaacaccaaaaaaaaaaggtctttttgggaaaaaatggatatcttcaatatgaaaggtcaaacttttcaattgaccgtcggcttttcctccctgctacatacactttaagaatatatcattagatttatataatttacttcgaggactgttataggcTATAttagaaatttgaaaaatatcaattttttataatttgtcataaaatttgtattatattgtgattttcaaaaaatgaaaattatttgatattagaaagacatgcttcgtattcagaatgcaattcgataggtctgaggtgctctcatgtcccacaaaaaaaatactgtcgaaacgcaataaacgctcattttggatcccttaagaaaaatcacaaaatcgcagcaaaaatatcaacaaacaaacaaccaatacATATATAGTagcaatcaaaaacaaaattatacatgTCAGAGCTGCATGTTAAATCAAATGTTACAAAATTCAGAGATGATTAAATTTCGAATCTCCAtctttttttaatgttgaggAGATTTTCCCTTCTTCTTTGCAATACAATATTCAGTTTCTCTTATGGTAAACCTGCCAATCCtgaagattttttattttattttgaagccCAACCATAAACATAATATTTCAGACACAGGCAAATGAAAGTAACATATCTAAAGTCACACAAAGTCCTGCTTACAAAAGATATACTTTTTCAGGCATTATATCATAATTTGGAAACTCTCTTAgtattaattttaaacaaaaaaagtcATGAGATATATTTTTAATACAAGTTATTACCAGTTTGATATATCTATTAAAAAACGTTACAACGTAAAAGAAAGTTGGAAAATAGTCTTTTTTTGTCTTCAACTCATTTATGAAAACTCTTATACTGTattaattcttttgttttttactgaAAGTAAAATAGTTCATTCATTCTAAtttaattaggccaagtaaaaaataaaacaagtttcacgtccgggttttcgaaaaatggaggaagagggggctttttattttctattttttatcgcaaaattggtgtaaatacccatacttagagctgttttagcgtatacaataatgcctggaaaaaggaggaggcccttttttatttgttgttctgagagttacaccccctctaatgatcacaaaaccttcctaaagtgtttcttgtatcttaacaaggctatagaatgcatcccaacttcctagacatattttttgaaaagttacaactgaatttcaaaaaataaaaatatatttgaggaaacctcaaaaaggaagcgggagggacgtgaaacatgtttatttttttatttggccttatagggAATGTAAAATGTTAATGTACTTGCGGTGGTCGCTAGTCATTTCAGttaattatatttttgatcaaaacGTCGCGATCTAAAAAGCAGTTTGAGCATTTTTTTGCTCTGTTCATTTCTACGTTTtattaatgttttaattttttgaatgttttgtttaaaaacaaaagatgatgatgaaaagatgatgatgatgatgaaaatgccAATAAATATCGTTGACATGGTACGTAGAGAAAGATTTTGTACCAGAGTTATTATTTCTCATTCCATATTTATCTTATGGGACTGTGGCCTGGTTTAGCCTATATTATATTGTCGCATGCTTATAGCGTGCGTTTTTCTCACGTCAAACGATGCGTTTTCTCCTCCCCGCATCGATGTTTTTGAATCTACAATTTGCCGCTTCAGTTTTATGTTATGGATGAAAATGACTTTCTTTTGGTGGTTTTTGTACAGTTTTGTTCATTCGTGATCAGAGTTACGTTCGTGTTGGTCGTTACGGCAGGTGCGACCCACCGGTTTGTTTCGCTATAGTTCGGAAACTGCACGAGGTCTACATTGTAGACCATTTCGATATCATGGATATACTATACAAAGTTGCTAACAAACTCTTAATCATTTATATATTTGTCCTGAGTTAACTTTTATGGCAGAGATACCATTAGGTATAATACACCGCCGGTTGTGGCAAAATGAGATCTTCGTGCACAAAGTTTATTTTAGCACCATAACTTCATCCAAAGGTTTCCTTTTGAAATCAGGAACAAGTGCATTTTCTGCTGGATAGCCAACGGGAAGAAGCAACACAACCTTTTCATTTGCTGGTCGTTCTAGAAGTACACGAAGTCGAGGACCTGCATTCATCGGAGTGCTGGTTAATGTTACCAAACCGGCATGCTGAAACGAAcgaaaaatatgtcaaatatcattAAAACGACTCCATGCCTTTTTTATGCTATTTTTTGGCCGATTAAATCATATTAATCTTGATTGGGCATCTTTTCTGAGTTTCAAATTGCAGAGAAATAATTACGACAAGGCATGAATGAAGGAAGGGGtgggaggaaggaaggaaagaaggacaGTTAGGAGGAAGGGTGGAAGGAAGGggaagggaggaaggaaggaaggaagttcGGAAGGAAGGGcgggaggaaagaaggaaggaagaggtaggtaggtaggtaggtaggtaaggTAGGTATGTATGtaaggtaggtaggtaggtaggtaggtaggtaggtaggtaggtaggtaggtaggtaaggTAAGGTAGGTAGGAAGGAATAAAGGAAGTTCGTGAGGAACTTGGAGGAGGAGgggagggaaggaaggaaagatGGATTGGGCATCTTTTCTGAGTGTCAATTTGTAGGGAATTAATTGTGACAAAGAAGGAATGAAGGAAGTTCGGAAGGAAGTGTGATGGACGGAGGAAGGAAGGGGGAAGGAAGgggggaggaaggaaggaagaggtaggtaggtaggtaggtaggtaggtgggtaggtaggtaggtaggtaggtaggtaggtaaggTAGGAATAAATAAAGGAAGTTCGGGAGGAACTTGGAggaggaagggagggaggggaaggaaggaaggaaagatggATTGGGCATCTTTTCTGAGTGTTGTAGGGAATTAATTATGACAAAGAAGGAATGAAGGAAGTTCGGAAGGAAGTATGATGGACGGAGGAAGGACTGGGGGGAAGGAAGGGAGTGGGAGGATTAAAGATGGAGGGAGgagcaagcaaacaagcaagcaaggaaTTGGGAGGAAGGGAAAGAGAGAAAGTCAATACTGGCCATGCAGGTATAAAAGATACATTTAAAACACTTGAAAACAACAAAGAATAACAATTACATGAATGGCAAGAAGAAGCATCCCAACAGAAATGGATGTGCTGATTTCGTGATAATAATGAGTCTTCCTGTGACCCGAGTCAGTAAGCCCATAAACCTGCTTGAACACTATAATCAGGTATGGCACCGTAGTCATGTATGGTTTCTTCCAGGTGGTTCCAATTGGTTTTAGATCATCAACCCATTTCTGACCCATTCTCTTCTCGTAGTTGACTCGTTCTTCATCTTCTATAAGATCTCGAATTTGTGCTTTCATTTCTGGATCTGCGACGACTACGTATGTCCATGGTTCAGTGTGAGCACCACTTGGGCTTGTACCTGAAATCAACAGCAAAAACGAATTCCCAGAAGATTAGCAACAATCACTGGCATACATATACTTATACCAAAAAAGGACATAGGCCTAAAGGGTTTTCAGGCCTAAAGGGTGTTCAGGCCTATGTTCAGTAAGGTTAACTTTATTTCCCTATAAAATTACAGAACAGTTGCCGGTCGCATAACTTCATGCACATTTGCACAGAATGATTGTCCAAAGTTCAAACCGTCGAAACGTGCGTGAAGTTATGCGTGTCCTGTAAAACAACACGAGTCacgtatgctatctacagtagatagcacatttttattttgtgaatAATCTCTTTTTTATGGTTATACCATGGAGGTATTATTCTTTGAAATATTATACATGGTGTACTCTGTTTGTGttttattttctattattttaataatcaaaacattgattttaCCATGACCTAAATCAATAGTTCTTGACATGGCGTATTTTAACCGTACCCTTAATACCAGTTGCTCAAACGGAAAATCAAACTGTGGTTCTATGATGAAGTGTTTGCCGAAGGTCACCAACACTTGACAATGTAAATTGTATAGATTATGAAAACATGCACTGATGCAAGAAAAACATAAATCAAACTggcctatttaatttatcataggagaccgttcacaaacacttgttaggggcctgatgatgcaaaaagggggcctgaaaaccctcctaagggggggggggctgaaaattgagtttatatgcttttctatggggttgacccataattttcatgttcaaaaaggggggccctgaaatttttaagATCTCttatacaagtgtttgtgaacggtccctaataaggTAGActataggtattgttggtcgaagcagctggGATATCAGCCAAAAAATCAACTTTCATTCTCtaattaaattaatatattattgaaaaataaaactttgatgttttgcaaacttgaagttcattctacaaaatgtacaaatcttgcgtgattttttgttgttaatgagttatgcacgttttacaaaagt from Amphiura filiformis chromosome 5, Afil_fr2py, whole genome shotgun sequence includes these protein-coding regions:
- the LOC140153720 gene encoding iodotyrosine deiodinase-like, which produces MAGLGQIAPFILTYWQHFLALLLGYVLAEVFRSRSSNKPRKIEAISTDKTGIVREADIQCEPPSASTASEKQPTIKTSDAATEEEHPSPEEDAFDLESGKHIPYSIERYGEDEMKKRSQEFYLEMNKRRSVRYFSNEPVPLEVIENIVRTAGTSPSGAHTEPWTYVVVADPEMKAQIRDLIEDEERVNYEKRMGQKWVDDLKPIGTTWKKPYMTTVPYLIIVFKQVYGLTDSGHRKTHYYHEISTSISVGMLLLAIHHAGLVTLTSTPMNAGPRLRVLLERPANEKVVLLLPVGYPAENALVPDFKRKPLDEVMVLK